A region from the Campylobacter blaseri genome encodes:
- a CDS encoding DNA polymerase III subunit delta', producing the protein MNSKIILTDNFDEIQNELIAECGINQIRIFKEENFLLQNAKNAVDEAYIAEKELKTIVLIGEKFGIEAQNALLLILEEPPKNIRFILVSSSKNIFLPTIRSRLIIENRLQKKQRVLSGLNLKKLSLRDINEFVEEKIALERKREFSKNDLLNLVSGIVMQAFEEGIKFNEKELEYINKLTYLINLNTKSHAILTPLLLMIGEKH; encoded by the coding sequence TTGAATAGCAAAATAATTCTTACAGATAATTTTGATGAAATTCAAAATGAGTTAATAGCTGAGTGTGGTATAAACCAAATTCGGATATTTAAAGAGGAAAATTTTTTACTTCAAAATGCAAAAAATGCAGTAGATGAGGCATATATAGCTGAAAAAGAGTTAAAAACTATAGTTTTAATAGGTGAAAAATTTGGCATAGAGGCTCAAAATGCACTTTTATTAATATTAGAAGAGCCGCCTAAAAATATAAGGTTTATTTTAGTAAGTAGTTCTAAAAACATATTTTTGCCAACTATTAGATCAAGATTAATTATAGAAAATAGACTTCAAAAAAAACAAAGAGTTTTAAGTGGCTTAAACTTAAAAAAACTAAGCTTAAGAGATATTAATGAGTTTGTAGAAGAGAAAATAGCTTTAGAGAGAAAAAGAGAATTTAGTAAAAATGATTTGTTAAATTTGGTAAGTGGTATAGTAATGCAAGCGTTTGAAGAGGGTATTAAATTTAATGAAAAAGAGTTAGAATATATAAATAAATTAACATATTTAATAAATTTAAATACAAAATCACATGCTATACTCACTCCACTTTTGCTAATGATAGGAGAAAAACATTGA
- a CDS encoding RrF2 family transcriptional regulator produces MLFTKASEYALLSLIYLAQKDSAQGVEVIANELNISKSFLAKILQNMAKEGILKSTRGVNGGFELAHKPKDINLKDIVLHAEKHPTSVFECSSSRGDCPSDQGEFCKIWKMFNTLQIKVDEFLETITLQDIIIKKEF; encoded by the coding sequence ATGCTTTTTACTAAAGCCAGTGAATATGCTTTGTTGTCACTTATTTACTTAGCCCAAAAAGATAGTGCCCAAGGTGTAGAGGTGATAGCAAATGAGCTAAATATCTCAAAAAGTTTTTTGGCTAAAATATTACAAAATATGGCTAAAGAGGGAATTTTAAAATCTACAAGAGGTGTAAATGGCGGATTTGAGCTTGCGCATAAACCAAAAGATATAAATTTAAAAGATATAGTTTTACATGCAGAAAAACATCCTACTTCGGTTTTTGAATGTTCAAGTTCAAGAGGGGATTGTCCAAGCGATCAAGGGGAGTTTTGTAAAATTTGGAAAATGTTTAATACATTGCAAATTAAAGTAGATGAGTTTTTAGAGACCATCACACTCCAAGATATAATCATAAAAAAAGAGTTTTAA
- a CDS encoding aspartate kinase: MLLVQKYGGTSVGTLERIEVVAQRVKKTKDEGNDVVVVVSAMSGETNKLIDYAHHFSKNPRKRELDMLLSAGERVTSSLLSIALNELGCEAIAFSGRQAGMHTDSFHTKAKIESINPKLIKEAISQGKVVVVAGFQGINEKDEVTTLGRGGSDLSAVALAGALKADLCEIFTDVDGVYTTDPRIEPKARKLDKVTYDEMLELASLGAKVLQNRSVELAKKLNINLVTRSSFNNHEGTLITGEKKMESAIISGIALDRNQAIVSVRNVDDKPGVAAKIFEVLSKEEINVDMIIQNIGSDGVANIGFTVPENELDRALEALKELDSSFVIDSNKEVVKVSIVGIGMKSNSGIASKAFSVMSENGINIQMISTSEIRISVIVNEKYGELAVRALHEAYELDK; this comes from the coding sequence ATGTTATTAGTTCAAAAATATGGTGGAACAAGTGTGGGGACATTGGAGAGAATAGAAGTTGTTGCACAAAGAGTTAAAAAAACAAAAGATGAGGGAAATGATGTTGTTGTTGTGGTTTCTGCTATGAGTGGAGAGACAAACAAATTAATTGATTACGCTCATCATTTTAGCAAAAATCCTCGCAAAAGAGAGTTAGATATGCTTTTAAGTGCTGGCGAGAGAGTAACGAGTTCTTTGTTATCAATTGCTTTAAATGAGTTAGGATGTGAGGCTATAGCATTTAGTGGAAGACAAGCTGGAATGCATACAGACAGTTTTCATACTAAGGCAAAAATAGAGTCAATAAATCCAAAATTAATAAAAGAGGCAATTTCACAAGGTAAAGTTGTTGTTGTTGCTGGTTTTCAAGGTATTAATGAAAAAGACGAGGTTACAACTTTAGGGCGTGGTGGAAGTGATCTTAGTGCCGTTGCTTTAGCAGGAGCTTTAAAGGCTGATTTATGTGAAATTTTTACAGATGTAGACGGTGTTTATACAACAGATCCAAGAATTGAACCAAAAGCTAGAAAACTTGATAAAGTTACTTATGATGAGATGTTAGAACTTGCAAGTTTAGGAGCTAAGGTTTTACAAAATCGCTCAGTAGAACTTGCAAAAAAACTTAATATTAATTTAGTTACAAGAAGTAGTTTTAATAACCATGAAGGAACACTTATTACAGGAGAGAAAAAAATGGAAAGTGCAATTATAAGCGGAATAGCACTAGATAGAAATCAAGCAATAGTATCAGTTAGAAATGTAGATGACAAACCAGGAGTTGCTGCTAAAATTTTTGAAGTATTGTCTAAAGAAGAGATAAATGTTGATATGATTATCCAAAATATAGGTAGTGATGGTGTAGCGAATATAGGTTTTACAGTGCCTGAAAATGAACTTGATAGGGCATTGGAGGCTTTAAAGGAGCTTGATAGCAGTTTTGTGATAGATAGTAATAAAGAAGTTGTTAAGGTTTCAATTGTTGGAATAGGCATGAAATCAAATAGTGGAATTGCAAGTAAGGCATTTAGTGTTATGTCTGAAAATGGGATTAATATACAGATGATATCAACTAGCGAGATAAGAATTTCAGTGATAGTAAATGAAAAATATGGTGAATTAGCTGTAAGAGCCCTACATGAAGCATACGAGCTTGATAAATAA
- the ligA gene encoding NAD-dependent DNA ligase LigA, translating to MKKDDYLKAVETLNLWAKAYYTDDNPLASDEEYDRLYHSVIEFEKENPNEILSYSPTQKIGGAISEGFNKLAHINQMWSMEDVFSESELVAWINRGDKSKEVFYCEPKFDGASLNLFYEGGILKSAITRGDGVIGEEITQNAKVINSIPLQISYKGRIEIRGEVVIAKNDFDSLNEQRAKNGEPLLANPRNAAAGSLRQLDSKITASRKLKFIPWGVGYNELDFRTHLQTMDFVRELGFLRDSFVRICKNKDEVMEAYNELLSKRDFKDIMMDGMVVRVDSLDKSINLGYTVKFPRFMVAFKFPAIEKVTKLKDIALQVGRSGVVTPVGVLEPVLIEGAMIKNATLHNFDEIERLGLMKGDYVNIIRSGDVIPKITSVYKDRRDGAQKQINRPEFCPVCGSKLHYEEIFVVCQNIDCKARIVNSLIYFASKKCMDIDGLGEAIVKTLYKEGKIVKIIDIYRLKFEDLDGLEGFRDKKISNLLNAIENSKTNELYRFITALGIEHIGEVAAKKISNHFKDNWLNASYDEVLGLDGFGEAMAKSYIDFIDTNAEHIKELLKYLTLQIPKLEIKQSAFSDKTVVITGTLSKSRDFYKDELEKMGAKVANSVSKKTDYLLCGENAGSKLEKAKELGVKIIGEDEYKELSES from the coding sequence ATGAAAAAAGATGATTATTTAAAAGCGGTTGAAACGCTAAATTTATGGGCAAAAGCCTATTATACAGATGATAATCCATTAGCTAGTGATGAAGAGTATGACAGGCTTTATCATAGTGTTATTGAGTTTGAAAAAGAAAATCCAAATGAGATTTTAAGTTATTCACCAACCCAAAAAATAGGTGGTGCTATAAGTGAAGGTTTTAATAAGTTAGCACACATAAACCAAATGTGGTCAATGGAAGATGTTTTTAGTGAAAGTGAGCTAGTTGCTTGGATAAATAGAGGCGATAAAAGCAAAGAGGTGTTTTACTGTGAGCCTAAATTTGATGGAGCGAGTTTAAATTTGTTTTATGAAGGTGGAATCCTTAAAAGTGCCATTACAAGGGGAGATGGAGTAATTGGGGAAGAGATAACTCAAAACGCTAAGGTTATAAACTCCATACCGCTTCAAATTTCATATAAAGGCAGGATTGAAATTCGTGGAGAGGTTGTAATTGCTAAAAATGATTTTGATAGTTTAAATGAACAAAGAGCAAAAAATGGTGAACCACTTTTAGCAAATCCTAGAAATGCAGCCGCAGGAAGTTTAAGACAGCTTGATAGCAAAATAACAGCAAGTAGAAAACTTAAGTTTATACCTTGGGGAGTTGGATATAATGAACTTGATTTTAGAACACATTTACAAACTATGGATTTTGTAAGAGAGCTTGGCTTTTTAAGAGATAGCTTTGTTAGAATTTGCAAAAACAAAGATGAAGTTATGGAAGCTTACAATGAACTTTTATCTAAACGAGACTTTAAAGATATAATGATGGATGGAATGGTTGTAAGAGTTGATAGTTTAGATAAATCAATAAATTTAGGCTACACAGTTAAATTTCCGCGTTTTATGGTGGCTTTTAAATTTCCAGCTATTGAAAAGGTTACAAAACTCAAAGATATTGCGCTTCAAGTTGGAAGAAGTGGAGTTGTAACACCTGTTGGAGTATTAGAGCCTGTTTTGATTGAGGGTGCAATGATAAAAAATGCAACACTTCATAACTTTGATGAGATAGAGCGTCTTGGACTTATGAAAGGGGATTATGTAAATATCATAAGAAGTGGTGATGTTATACCAAAGATTACAAGTGTGTATAAAGATAGAAGAGATGGGGCACAAAAGCAAATAAATCGTCCAGAGTTTTGTCCTGTTTGTGGATCAAAACTTCATTATGAAGAGATATTTGTAGTATGTCAAAACATTGATTGCAAGGCAAGAATTGTAAACTCACTTATATATTTTGCATCTAAAAAGTGTATGGATATAGATGGGCTTGGAGAGGCGATTGTAAAAACTCTTTATAAAGAGGGTAAGATAGTTAAGATTATAGATATTTATAGGCTTAAATTTGAAGATTTAGATGGGCTTGAGGGCTTTAGAGATAAAAAAATATCAAATTTACTAAATGCTATTGAAAACTCAAAAACAAATGAACTTTATAGATTTATAACAGCTCTTGGGATAGAGCATATAGGCGAAGTTGCAGCTAAGAAAATATCAAACCATTTTAAAGATAACTGGTTAAATGCAAGTTATGATGAGGTTTTAGGTCTTGATGGCTTTGGTGAAGCTATGGCTAAAAGCTATATCGATTTTATAGATACAAATGCTGAGCATATAAAAGAGCTTTTAAAATATCTAACACTTCAAATTCCAAAGCTTGAGATAAAACAGAGTGCATTTAGTGATAAAACAGTGGTTATAACAGGAACCCTTAGCAAAAGCAGGGATTTTTATAAAGATGAACTAGAAAAAATGGGGGCAAAAGTTGCAAACTCTGTATCTAAAAAAACAGATTATTTGCTTTGTGGGGAAAATGCAGGAAGTAAATTGGAAAAAGCTAAAGAGCTAGGAGTTAAAATAATAGGTGAAGATGAATACAAGGAGCTAAGTGAGAGCTGA
- a CDS encoding RNA pyrophosphohydrolase, whose translation MENKKMNYRPNVAAIVLSPLYPFDCKILLAQRSDIKDAWQFPQGGIDKGETPKAALYRELKEEIGTNDIEIIAEYPKWLSYDFPQKVAKKMKPYDGQIQKYFLVRLKSNARINVFTDDQEFDMYKFVSINDIVKEANHFKKKVYDMVLKYFKKEGYL comes from the coding sequence ATGGAAAATAAAAAGATGAACTATAGACCAAATGTAGCTGCTATTGTTTTATCTCCATTGTATCCATTTGATTGCAAGATTCTTTTAGCACAAAGATCTGATATCAAAGATGCGTGGCAGTTTCCACAAGGTGGGATAGATAAAGGCGAAACACCAAAAGCAGCACTTTATAGAGAGCTAAAAGAGGAGATAGGAACTAATGATATTGAAATAATAGCAGAATATCCAAAGTGGTTAAGTTATGATTTTCCACAAAAGGTTGCTAAGAAGATGAAGCCCTATGATGGGCAAATTCAAAAATATTTTTTAGTTCGTTTAAAAAGCAATGCTCGTATAAATGTATTTACAGATGATCAGGAATTTGATATGTATAAATTTGTTTCTATAAATGATATAGTAAAAGAGGCGAACCATTTTAAAAAAAAGGTTTATGATATGGTTTTAAAATACTTTAAAAAAGAGGGTTATTTATAA
- the folP gene encoding dihydropteroate synthase, translating into MKIFKIDNKSDFNLLCKEIEPHKVAINIMQKKSNLNFFYIKDIKAPAANILKQDALSIGADLVVKKDVILGAELSNALLIVNDKQVEILSKKEMAQDFGLKELAKFLKQNFKKPKKPLIMGVVNINEDSFNEASRVNVKNGIERIEKQISDGATYIDLGGVSSRPGSKYCGSKEEFRRIKDIIEQIYKLNLYEKAKFSLDSFDEYSLEFALNHGFSMINDISAKLTLCKLAKKYNAQYCLIHMKGDPTTMQKEPKYEDLIFEIDSFFENCLEQIDKYSLKDVVLDVGIGFGKTAKDNMFLIKHLEHFLHFDLPLLVGASRKSVINNYFKSDIKDRLAGSLYLHLKAFENGATIIRTHDVYEHSQMFALDGAMRDLSIW; encoded by the coding sequence TTGAAAATTTTTAAAATAGACAATAAAAGTGATTTTAATTTACTTTGTAAAGAGATTGAGCCACATAAAGTAGCCATAAATATTATGCAAAAAAAATCAAATTTAAATTTTTTTTACATAAAGGATATTAAAGCTCCAGCTGCAAATATCCTAAAACAAGATGCTTTAAGTATTGGCGCTGATTTGGTTGTTAAAAAAGATGTAATTTTAGGTGCTGAATTAAGTAACGCCTTGCTTATAGTAAATGATAAACAAGTAGAAATTTTAAGTAAAAAAGAGATGGCGCAAGATTTTGGCTTAAAAGAGTTGGCTAAATTTTTAAAACAAAATTTTAAAAAGCCTAAAAAACCTTTAATTATGGGCGTTGTCAATATAAATGAAGATAGTTTCAATGAGGCTAGTAGAGTAAATGTTAAAAATGGCATTGAGCGGATAGAAAAACAGATAAGTGATGGTGCTACATATATTGATCTAGGCGGTGTTTCAAGTAGGCCAGGGAGCAAGTATTGTGGAAGTAAAGAGGAATTTAGGCGTATTAAAGATATAATTGAGCAAATTTACAAGCTAAATTTATATGAAAAAGCAAAATTTAGCCTTGATAGTTTTGATGAATACTCTTTGGAATTTGCCTTAAATCATGGATTTTCTATGATAAATGATATAAGCGCAAAGCTAACTTTATGCAAGTTAGCTAAAAAATACAATGCCCAGTATTGTCTTATACATATGAAAGGCGATCCAACTACCATGCAAAAAGAGCCAAAATATGAAGATCTTATTTTTGAAATTGATAGTTTTTTTGAAAATTGCTTGGAGCAAATAGATAAATATAGTTTAAAAGATGTTGTTTTGGATGTTGGAATTGGTTTTGGTAAAACAGCTAAAGATAATATGTTTTTGATTAAACATTTGGAACATTTTTTACATTTTGATTTACCATTGCTTGTTGGAGCTAGTAGAAAAAGTGTTATAAATAACTACTTTAAGAGCGATATAAAAGATAGGCTTGCAGGTTCGCTTTATTTGCATTTAAAAGCTTTTGAAAATGGTGCAACTATCATTAGAACACACGATGTTTATGAACATTCGCAAATGTTTGCACTTGATGGTGCTATGAGAGATTTAAGTATATGGTAG
- the tlyA gene encoding 23S rRNA (cytidine-2'-O)-methyltransferase TlyA: MRADKYVANVLNISRNKASEIIKDKKVFLNKEPILKPSLEIEGGDIELLGDIYVSRAALKLKYFLEEIELDFKDKTAIDVGSSTGGFVQILLQNGVKSVTAVDVGTMQLHSSLKEDNRVEIFENTDIRELKVDKSFEILTCDVSFISLSNILEYLKPLFSEFAILLFKPQFEVGKNIKRDKKGVVKDEKAIKQVMARFELNAANLGLMLVECIVCKLKGKEGNVEYFYLFKK, translated from the coding sequence GTGAGAGCTGATAAATATGTAGCAAATGTTTTAAATATAAGTAGAAATAAAGCTAGTGAGATTATAAAAGATAAAAAGGTATTTTTAAATAAAGAGCCTATTTTAAAGCCAAGTTTGGAGATAGAAGGTGGCGATATAGAGCTTTTAGGCGATATATATGTTTCAAGGGCTGCACTTAAACTTAAATATTTTCTTGAAGAGATTGAGTTAGATTTTAAGGATAAAACAGCAATTGATGTTGGAAGTTCAACTGGTGGATTTGTTCAAATTTTGTTACAAAATGGTGTGAAATCTGTAACTGCTGTTGATGTTGGAACAATGCAACTTCATAGTAGTTTAAAAGAAGATAATAGGGTTGAAATTTTTGAAAACACAGATATACGGGAGTTAAAAGTAGATAAAAGTTTTGAGATATTAACATGTGATGTAAGTTTTATATCACTTAGTAATATTTTAGAGTATTTAAAACCATTGTTTAGTGAATTTGCTATTTTGCTTTTTAAGCCACAATTTGAAGTTGGAAAAAATATAAAAAGAGATAAAAAAGGCGTTGTTAAAGATGAAAAGGCAATCAAACAGGTAATGGCAAGGTTTGAGCTAAATGCGGCAAATTTAGGATTAATGTTGGTTGAGTGCATTGTATGCAAATTAAAAGGAAAAGAGGGAAATGTTGAGTATTTTTACCTGTTTAAGAAATAG
- the hemW gene encoding radical SAM family heme chaperone HemW: MHIYIHIPFCTKKCPYCAFGSYDKSFDMVSDYFKALCFEIKNYKFKEISTVFIGGGTPSSINSRYYEPIFEYLKPYIGKKTEITTEANPNSATFNWLNSMRKMRVNRVSFGTQSFDEKKLKFLGRNHSANDTKMAVFNAKKAGFKNINLDIIYGTKLDSKKMLEFELQNLLNLEINHISAYSLILEKNTSFENKPQFQKDSIVLAKFLFKRLNEMGFKQYEISNFGEICKHNLAYWKLENYVGFGAYAVGFNKNKRLYSPKDLIKYIKNPLQKEIENLDKNDLKIEHIFLGLRSILGVDSQILNENELKKAKILEKENKLSYKNGKFYNTNFLLADEIALFIYDDFTKN, from the coding sequence TTGCATATATATATCCACATACCATTTTGCACCAAAAAATGCCCTTATTGTGCCTTTGGCTCATATGATAAAAGCTTTGATATGGTTAGTGATTATTTTAAAGCACTCTGTTTTGAGATAAAAAACTACAAATTTAAAGAAATTTCAACTGTTTTTATAGGTGGTGGAACCCCTAGTTCTATAAATTCAAGATATTATGAGCCAATTTTTGAATATCTAAAACCTTATATTGGTAAAAAAACAGAGATAACAACAGAGGCAAACCCAAATAGTGCAACTTTTAATTGGCTAAATAGCATGAGAAAAATGAGAGTAAATAGAGTTAGTTTTGGAACTCAAAGTTTTGATGAAAAAAAGCTAAAATTTCTTGGCAGAAATCATAGTGCAAATGATACAAAAATGGCTGTTTTTAATGCAAAAAAAGCTGGGTTTAAAAATATTAATTTAGATATTATTTATGGGACAAAGCTTGATAGTAAAAAAATGCTTGAATTTGAATTACAAAATTTGCTAAATTTAGAGATAAATCATATAAGTGCTTACTCTTTAATTTTAGAAAAAAACACATCTTTTGAAAACAAACCACAATTTCAAAAAGACAGCATCGTATTAGCTAAATTTCTCTTTAAACGGCTAAATGAAATGGGGTTTAAACAGTATGAAATTTCAAATTTTGGAGAAATTTGTAAACATAATCTTGCTTATTGGAAGCTAGAAAATTACGTAGGATTTGGTGCTTATGCTGTAGGATTTAATAAAAATAAAAGACTGTATTCTCCAAAAGATTTAATAAAATATATAAAAAATCCACTTCAAAAAGAGATAGAAAATTTAGATAAAAATGATTTAAAAATAGAACATATATTTTTAGGACTTAGATCAATTTTGGGTGTTGATAGTCAAATTTTAAATGAAAATGAGCTCAAAAAAGCTAAAATTTTAGAAAAAGAAAATAAATTAAGCTATAAAAATGGTAAATTTTATAATACAAACTTTTTATTAGCAGATGAGATAGCGCTTTTTATATATGATGACTTTACGAAAAATTAA
- the cmoA gene encoding carboxy-S-adenosyl-L-methionine synthase CmoA: MKDEIFKKPLEKQFEFDENVASVFDDMISRSVPFYDVSTKLVCEILYKHLLENAKIVDLGCSTGNTLFKLFEINSKFELTGVDESKPMLDIANSKARAFGASIDFIQDDILKFNLERVDAVILNYTLQFIRPLKRSDFVKRIYSGLKDGGVFVFSEKIIYEDKKLGKDIIEIYENYKIEKGYSRYEVSQKRQALENILIPFSEDENKTMILEAGFKFVETVFKWGNFATFIAIK, encoded by the coding sequence ATGAAAGATGAAATTTTTAAAAAACCATTAGAAAAACAATTTGAATTTGATGAAAATGTTGCAAGTGTTTTTGATGATATGATTAGTAGATCAGTTCCGTTTTATGATGTTTCAACGAAGCTAGTTTGTGAAATTTTATATAAACATCTTTTAGAAAATGCAAAAATTGTAGATCTTGGTTGCTCAACTGGAAATACATTATTTAAACTTTTTGAAATAAATAGTAAATTTGAACTTACCGGCGTGGATGAGTCTAAACCTATGCTTGATATTGCAAATAGTAAAGCTAGAGCTTTTGGAGCAAGTATTGATTTTATTCAAGATGATATATTGAAATTTAATCTAGAAAGAGTTGATGCAGTAATTTTAAACTACACTTTGCAATTTATAAGACCACTTAAAAGAAGTGATTTTGTTAAAAGAATTTATAGTGGTTTAAAAGATGGTGGAGTGTTTGTGTTTAGTGAAAAGATAATCTATGAAGACAAAAAACTTGGCAAGGATATTATAGAAATTTATGAAAACTATAAGATAGAAAAAGGGTATTCAAGATATGAGGTTTCGCAAAAAAGACAGGCATTAGAAAATATCTTGATTCCATTTAGTGAAGATGAAAATAAAACTATGATTTTAGAAGCTGGGTTTAAATTTGTTGAAACAGTATTTAAATGGGGAAATTTTGCTACCTTTATAGCTATTAAGTAG
- the rpsO gene encoding 30S ribosomal protein S15, with translation MALDSAQKAEIVAKFAKKENDTGSTEVQIALLTTRVIELTEHLKKNPKDFSSRLGLLKLVSRRKKLMKYLKNKDYNSYTEIISQLNLKDR, from the coding sequence ATGGCTTTAGATTCGGCTCAAAAAGCAGAAATAGTTGCAAAATTCGCTAAAAAAGAAAATGATACAGGTTCAACCGAAGTTCAAATAGCATTACTTACAACAAGAGTTATAGAACTTACTGAACACTTAAAGAAAAACCCTAAAGATTTCTCATCTCGTTTAGGTCTACTTAAATTAGTTAGTAGAAGAAAAAAACTGATGAAATATCTTAAAAACAAAGACTATAACAGCTATACAGAAATTATTAGTCAATTAAATTTAAAAGATAGATAA
- a CDS encoding bifunctional riboflavin kinase/FAD synthetase, whose translation MKKKDITSIAIGRFDGLHLGHFKIFNNLDKNGGVVVIEDSRDKLTPIREEHLPLPFFYYHLKDIKNLSGRDFIELIKKDFPNLKKIVIGYDFKFGKDRAYSASDLKTMFSGEICIVDEFKLKDAGVHSRNIREFLKIGDIKMANNFLGRQYKISGRNIKGQGIGKKELFATLNIEINGYILPRNGVWASYTRVNKQQFKSVTFIGNRVSTDGKFSVETHILDENLDVRELSKVDIFFVKYIRENLKFNSLLDLKTQIQKDINIAREILNER comes from the coding sequence ATGAAAAAAAAAGATATAACTTCAATAGCCATAGGTCGTTTTGATGGACTTCATTTGGGTCATTTTAAGATATTTAATAATCTTGATAAAAATGGAGGTGTAGTTGTTATAGAAGATAGTAGAGATAAACTTACTCCTATTAGAGAGGAGCACCTACCTTTACCATTTTTTTATTACCATCTTAAAGATATAAAAAATTTAAGTGGCAGGGATTTTATAGAGCTAATTAAAAAAGATTTTCCAAATCTAAAAAAAATTGTAATAGGATATGACTTTAAATTCGGAAAAGATAGAGCCTATAGTGCTAGCGATTTAAAAACTATGTTTAGTGGTGAAATTTGCATAGTTGATGAGTTTAAACTTAAAGATGCTGGAGTTCATAGCAGAAACATAAGGGAGTTTTTAAAAATTGGCGATATAAAAATGGCAAATAATTTTCTAGGACGACAATATAAAATTTCAGGAAGAAATATTAAAGGGCAAGGCATTGGTAAAAAAGAGCTTTTTGCTACTTTAAACATTGAGATTAATGGATATATTTTACCTAGAAATGGAGTTTGGGCAAGCTATACTAGGGTTAATAAGCAACAATTTAAAAGTGTTACCTTTATAGGAAATAGGGTTAGTACTGATGGCAAATTTAGTGTAGAAACACATATTTTAGATGAAAATTTAGATGTTAGAGAGCTTAGCAAAGTTGATATATTTTTTGTAAAATATATAAGAGAAAATCTTAAATTTAATAGCCTATTAGATTTAAAAACCCAGATTCAAAAAGATATAAACATAGCTAGAGAGATTTTAAATGAAAGATGA
- a CDS encoding lipocalin family protein: MSIFTCLRNSFLFGTLLVILGGCAINSDFEPKKSVKNFNIYEFSGSWYEIANLDENLDEKNIKINFSIDKKDNIKIVKNYMDSKNSIAKREYSAKIVNENNNTILEVFRFLGVKERFSIAKIDGYKYAMLYGGDKIHILSRTKTLPELMKVVYLNHAKKDGYDVSKIQMVIQE, translated from the coding sequence TTGAGTATTTTTACCTGTTTAAGAAATAGTTTTTTATTTGGAACACTTTTAGTTATCCTAGGTGGATGTGCTATAAATAGCGATTTTGAGCCTAAAAAAAGTGTTAAAAACTTTAATATCTATGAATTTAGTGGAAGTTGGTATGAGATTGCAAATTTAGATGAGAATTTAGATGAAAAAAATATTAAAATAAACTTTTCAATAGATAAAAAAGATAATATTAAAATAGTTAAAAATTATATGGATTCAAAAAATAGCATTGCAAAAAGAGAATATAGCGCAAAAATAGTTAATGAAAATAATAATACTATTTTAGAAGTTTTTAGATTTTTAGGAGTTAAAGAGAGATTTAGTATAGCAAAGATAGACGGATACAAATATGCTATGCTTTATGGGGGTGATAAAATTCATATATTATCAAGAACAAAAACTTTGCCAGAGCTTATGAAAGTTGTGTATTTAAATCATGCTAAAAAAGATGGCTATGATGTAAGTAAAATTCAAATGGTTATACAAGAGTAA
- a CDS encoding HobA family DNA replication regulator, with translation MIDLYRWSLEKIRKDPIMSTWMEDRREEWTPLIASRIKLMLEGACFIFFCDNERRWFEEYFLLNINKKNNERPILPFFSLRALYPNISNVSTKESIELLEDMLSLSFSNGYMFFYIGKGNSIFSQIAKNSDNSYMWLIDEHAENSFYLDGADENLDIKLIQLFRLFDSSISAALFDEVIL, from the coding sequence ATGATAGATCTATATAGGTGGAGTTTAGAAAAAATAAGAAAAGACCCAATTATGTCCACATGGATGGAGGATAGAAGAGAGGAGTGGACTCCTCTTATAGCTTCTAGAATTAAGCTTATGCTAGAGGGGGCTTGTTTTATATTTTTTTGTGATAATGAAAGAAGATGGTTTGAGGAGTATTTTTTACTAAATATAAATAAAAAAAATAATGAAAGACCAATACTTCCTTTTTTTTCTCTAAGAGCTTTGTATCCTAATATATCAAATGTAAGTACAAAAGAGTCAATTGAGCTTTTGGAGGATATGTTAAGTTTATCTTTTTCTAATGGTTATATGTTTTTTTATATCGGGAAAGGTAATTCTATTTTTTCTCAAATAGCTAAAAATAGTGATAATAGTTATATGTGGCTTATAGATGAGCATGCTGAAAATAGCTTTTATTTAGATGGTGCGGATGAGAATTTAGATATTAAACTAATTCAACTTTTTAGGCTATTTGATAGCAGTATAAGTGCTGCTTTGTTTGATGAGGTTATTCTTTGA